The genomic DNA CATGAAAACCTTCCAGTTATCGATTGTATAGTTATCGTGTATCAAAAATTCGTGTATTTGGACCTTCGCTATACATAATGAATGATTGTTCTATATATTAAAGCTTACAGAAACACACTCGCACAAAGAGATGGAAGATACATGGAGCCTAAAGAATGCTCCCCAGCTAGCTCCCTTTCCGTGTGGTTGCACTGAACTAAATCGTACGCTAGTAACAAAAAGCttgattaatttattcaaCCCACTCACTCTCTGCAACGCGAGCCGCACATGCACAGGCTTGCCGGTTTGAACCATTCTTTGCATACAAGTGCGGCCGCGCGACAGGAGCAAGATTGCGGCACCATGTCGATTCACTTGTAGACCCATGTTCGAGCAATTTGGGGGGGAAATAATTATACCTTATGTACGTAACGAAAGAAAGCATTATTCCTTTCTCTAGCGGTTAATCTTAGGATCTACGGTCGTCTTAATGTagcagaataaaaataaaaagcagGACAGTTAAGACCTcaacaaaaacataataaCGGATCAGTAAATACGCTCAGTGTCTCTCGAGCGTCGACGATGAATCTCTCCTGTTTTAACTATGCTCGGAAAAGAGGGGAAGGGGTTGGGGATGCTGATGGTTGGTGTGGGGAAACGGACAAATTGGTATGGAACAATTTgttcttcctttttgttttactcgGCATTAGCTTCCGGGTGTCGTTCCAACAGCATGGCAACGCCCTGTCCACCGGCAGCACAAGCAGCAATGAGACCGAGCTGTCCATTTTCGCGTACTAGACGGTTTGCCTGAAAGCCCACGACCGCCGTAACGGTAAACATTAGTCATAATGGTCACAGCAATTGTTCGCTTGATTAAAGCATAATTTCAGCGTATTCTGCCTACTCACCGTATGCATGCACAAACGAACGCCGGTAGCCGCGAACGGATGTCCGATCGACAGCGAGCCTCCCCAGTTGTTCCACTTGGACATATCCGGCGCACCGAACTTTTCGCTCAGTCCCAGATAGTTCTTGCAGAAGTAGTCGGAATCCAGTGCTTTCAGGTTAGCGATGATTTGGCCCTGCAATATAGATCGAACCCGAAAGTGAATCACTTCGTCCAAGTGCAGTCCATCGTCGCTGGGAACTTACAGCAAAAGCTTCATGAATTTCCCATGTATCAATGTCCTTCAGCGTAAGACCGGCCTTCTTGAGCAGCTTCGGGATGCCATACGCCGGGCCAagcagcagctggtcgatAGGGTCCTGTGACACGTACAAAAAGTCTCGCAGGTATGCTTTCGGGCGCAAGCCGAGCGATTTGGCTTTCTCCTCGGTCATCACCAGACAGGCGGATGCACCGTCCGTAAGGAAGGATGCGTTAGCAGCCGTCACCGTACCGTACGGTTTCACGAAGGCCGGCTTTAGCTTGGCCAACGATTCCTTCGTCGACACGCGAATACCATTGTCCTTCTCGATCGTTTTGTCTACGCCCGACACCTTGAACGGTACCAGGTCGGTAAAGTAACCCTTGTCCTGTGCTTCCTTGGCTAGGGTGTGCGAACGCAGCGCATAATCGTCCTGCTCCTGGCGGGAAGCATTGAAGGCCGCTGCCAACCGATCCGCCGAGTGACCCATCGTTTCGCCCGATGAAAATTCAGCGACCGCAGGGAGTTCCGGAGCGAAAAAGTCCGGACGAATGGTGGAGAGCAGCTGCAATCGCTGACCGACGGTTTTTGCCTTGTTGGCACGCAGCATCAGCGAGCGCATCTTGCGACTGTGGCGGATCGGAACGTCCGACATGAACTCGACACCACCGGCTACGATGGTATCGTACGTGCCGGTCGCAATCAGTCCCATTCCGGTCGTGATGGCTTGGTTGGAGCTAATGCACGCCATCGTCACGGTGTGGGCCGGGGTTTTGTTGCTGAAGCCAGCGCTGAGCGCCGCTTCTCGTGCAATGTTGGACGTTTTCACCTCCTGGATGACCGTGCCGTACACGATGTAGTCGATCACTTCTTTGTCGATCTTCGTTTTACGAAGAAGGCTCCTAAAATGGACAATAGTATGCGTGTTTAATCTACAAACGCAAGAAGCTAACAGTTGCAGGGGAATGAAACGCTTTCTTACAGCAGCGAATGGCGGGCTAGCTCATGGGGCATCAGCTTCGAGTAGTCCGAGCCGGACGTTAGGAAAGGCGTGCGGACTCCATCGACCAGTACTACATTTTTGCCTGTTTTATCCGGCAGCCGGCGGGGTTCGTACACAGTGTTCGTGGTGCTAATGCTTCGAAGGGCTAGAATTagaaaaaacagaaggaaacCATAAGGTCGTTGTTTACGGAAAGCACGTGTAGTGTTGCGGAAAAATTTTTCCGCTGTGGGTGTAGATGATAAGGATCAGCAAATTTAAAGGTAAACTAAATCTCTGGTCACGTTGGTTTCCTTTgccaaataagaaaaaaactgaTCAAACGTTGCGATTAAGCAAGGAGATAAACAGACCGCCGACAGGATTGACCGGTGTCCGGGTTGCTGATAAAGCAGCAAACCCATGTCATGTAACCGCGGTTCGGCCACGGGCAGCAGCGAtgatttcaaaacaaaacgctcCGATACGATGACGTGCCaagtgtggtggtgttggtgcccATCGGTGTTGATGCGTTGGACTTTGAACTTTCTACTTTGTACGGGATCAAACAGCGGACCCTTGCATATATGCAGTAAGCTATCCAGCGCCAACATTCCTGACTCCGATTATGAAACAGTTGTTTGGAATAAGTTAGGACTATTTGCTTGCTAACAAATTCCAGCAAAACGGGAGCTCGTTTGTTCCGAAACCATCCCATCCATAATGGCCGAAGGCAAAGTCCAACTAGAGATTCGTTGACGATTGATCGTCAACAATGGCTAACACTTACCGGTTTTGGCAAGACTTCCAGTTAAGGATGAGGTAGACTTTGCAAGGTTCACTAAATTGTAGGCCATGGTAAAGCGTTAAATAGAAATACAAAACGGTTTCACTAAttaacaaacgaacaaaatcaGCGGAGCGAGCGACACTGTCTGATTCCACCGAAGGGACAACCCGAATAATTAAAGACGGCGAGATTGCCGAATAAATCTTCGCTTATTCGTGTTGGTTGAGCAAGCCCCGGATAATCGAACATCTCTGAGTGAATATGACGTACGTCATGAATGCGCGTTTCTTGCGGGCTACCCAATAGGCAAACCATGCAATATTGGAAGTCCTATAAGAAAAATGCCTTGAATTGCAAGCCGATGGAACGAACGCGTTTTTTCGGATTTGTCGTGTCTAGTTGAGTCTTCAAATTATTCTCGTTTTATCTTAAGATTCTCGGTTAGATTGTTCCTGCTCGATAATGTCTTACCAAGCTACTGGATTAAATCCTTGTGGATCCAGCACTCGGTAAAAACTCGATGCACGACCTCTGTTTCAATTAGACCGCACGTTGGAGCCATCGGGCCGGCTATTTATAATGCATAAATGGAGGGTTGTACGGTTTACTTGTTCCTCCTGAAATAGCAAAGCTCTAGTTCATTTCTTATTACAGCGATATTCTTCTTGAGAGGAATCATGGCTTTCCGTTCTTTATACTCATCAGTTTTTACATTTTCGAGTAGCATATTAAATTGGGATGCTTCCATTGTAGACAAAGAGGGCATGTTAAATTCTAAAAACAGCGAACATTCGCTCAATGTTGTAGCTATGTCTGCAATCAATCTACTGTCAAGACACTCATTTAGTAGGGCAACTAACTTCGGACGGAATGGAAACTTGCCTTGATAATTGTTTGATTTAAGACTTATTATTCTTTAGACCCAGCTGCACAGCACTGAAGCTGACTCAATCTGTTGAGCTTCTCGGTTTGACGCGACGAGTGCCTATCAGGCAACACGGAATGAGTGCCAGTCGGGCTACATtttgtacaacacacacacacactttaacttTGAATAAAGATTCATTCCTGCATCAAGCGTACAAGCGTCTACACGTCTTTTCCTTTGGGTGCAACAGTCCACTCGTTTTTTCCACTTTGTTTCTCTTCTAGTTcaacaggttatgggcccagctCAGTGTGGCCAGTTCAATTGAAAAGTGCGCGACGCGGTTCGGAATCACAGTGATTTTTTCGGCGTGAAAAAATTAGGACATTTCCGGAAGGTACGCGGTGCGGTTAAGGAATCGTGTGTTTTTcgtggtgaaagaaaaaatccaaccGGGAACGGTTCGGCACGAGCAAAAATGGATTTTTCGAAAGTGGGTGTCATCCGGCTGAACAACCGAAACTATCGGTCGTGGGCTTTCAAAGTGCAGATGTTGATGATGCGGGAGGGTACGTGGACGTACGTTGACCCGGGTGTCGCGCCGACACCGGTAACTCCGGAGTGGACGGAGGGTGATTCGAAGGCGCGGGCGACCATTGCTTTGTTGGTTGAGGATAACCAACACAATCTCATCATGACAAAGAACACAGCGAAAGAGACATGGGATGCGCTCAAGGCACACCACCACAAAGCCACTCTTACCGGGAAAGTTTCGTTGCTGAAAGAGATTTGCAATGCAAACTATCATGAAGGTGAGAATatggaagattttttatacGGCATGGAAGATCTCTACTCTCGGCTGGAGAATTCGGGTGAAAAACTCTCGGCGAACATGCAGGTGGCCATGATTTTGCGGAGCCTTCCAAAAGCATTTGACGCTCTTACTACCGCTTTGGAAAGTCGTTCCGATAAAGAGCTAACGATGGAACTTGTGCGGGCAAAGCTGATCGACGAAAGTGAGAAGCTGTACGGCGGAAAGGTGCAGGAGGAGCGAGTGCTGAAGgcgaaaagtgaagcaaaaccaGGCGCGTGTTTCTTTTGTGGTCAATCTGGCCATAAGAAACGGGACTGCAAAGAGT from Anopheles stephensi strain Indian chromosome 2, UCI_ANSTEP_V1.0, whole genome shotgun sequence includes the following:
- the LOC118507413 gene encoding trifunctional enzyme subunit beta, mitochondrial, whose product is MAYNLVNLAKSTSSLTGSLAKTALRSISTTNTVYEPRRLPDKTGKNVVLVDGVRTPFLTSGSDYSKLMPHELARHSLLSLLRKTKIDKEVIDYIVYGTVIQEVKTSNIAREAALSAGFSNKTPAHTVTMACISSNQAITTGMGLIATGTYDTIVAGGVEFMSDVPIRHSRKMRSLMLRANKAKTVGQRLQLLSTIRPDFFAPELPAVAEFSSGETMGHSADRLAAAFNASRQEQDDYALRSHTLAKEAQDKGYFTDLVPFKVSGVDKTIEKDNGIRVSTKESLAKLKPAFVKPYGTVTAANASFLTDGASACLVMTEEKAKSLGLRPKAYLRDFLYVSQDPIDQLLLGPAYGIPKLLKKAGLTLKDIDTWEIHEAFAGQIIANLKALDSDYFCKNYLGLSEKFGAPDMSKWNNWGGSLSIGHPFAATGVRLCMHTANRLVRENGQLGLIAACAAGGQGVAMLLERHPEANAE